DNA sequence from the Capricornis sumatraensis isolate serow.1 unplaced genomic scaffold, serow.2 scaffold87, whole genome shotgun sequence genome:
gagcagggtggctgtaaggcacctgccggtactccaggtacccctcctgcacccacacgtgggtcagaagcgtcctgggctccccaaagatgcagtgcacactcccagcatacacacccaatctgctgagcgctccccagaccttctgctcaggggcacggtctccattccgcctgatcaggttgaggaccagcaccaggaggccggccttggggaggctctgcccactgctcagcactgcgttgcagctgaggcccaggatggagaccatgatgtagatgtgctccctggggtccacctccttcacttccacgccaaagaccagctgcaggcactgcgaggcttggctgaagaccaccgggaagtactcctggttatccctgaggaccttattcagcatttccgcctgggaggtcggctccttggctcgatacttgaggagcaggaacttcattaggctagctatcatctcattcagcgcttcctggggcaaggactccccagtgcctaaggaggacactgtgggggaggaggccgaggcagatgcagccacccctgcctcagcccccaagagctgcgcattcaccgggccctgggcctcgccagggtcctgaaaaccttcctcgggcttgctcagctcactcatctcgaccacgagcgtgatgcctgggatcaaaccacagacaggagtcagccagggtgacagatggggaccacgggccaggctgggggagagaggggctgtgaatggcctcagctgagcaccacaccctgggcggactgacacaggcaacttacaggtctccgcttgaggggtgctctcagacctcacaggggcaagcctccggggcagccagtcccctggctaccggaaggaggaagtgaggtggctccgcagggtacagtcagcacagtccaagacttccgaggctgacaaggtgggggattaggcccttgggtggtcccttctgttctggggtggggagcccccg
Encoded proteins:
- the LOC138072506 gene encoding melanoma-associated antigen 10-like; this translates as MSELSKPEEGFQDPGEAQGPVNAQLLGAEAGVAASASASSPTVSSLGTGESLPQEALNEMIASLMKFLLLKYRAKEPTSQAEMLNKVLRDNQEYFPVVFSQASQCLQLVFGVEVKEVDPREHIYIMVSILGLSCNAVLSSGQSLPKAGLLVLVLNLIRRNGDRAPEQKVWGALSRLGVYAGSVHCIFGEPRTLLTHVWVQEGYLEYRQVPYSHPARYEFLWGPRAYAETSKWEIMAFLLRVKQRALRAFPLQSAEAAREDDEAD